The following are from one region of the Myxococcota bacterium genome:
- a CDS encoding phospholipase, translating into MEQGDAFREALDRLGPPLLQTLHAIEQAMRHLHPPALPQIRAALEPLATPLGDATARFLEIDPAGEIADLHAQFLEGAELASRALGGLLAPPSPTEGIAAVLRAMRDHADAQAVLYPLAPLLVPVSRYFLEGAYWDREHERGFPRSESRVGLHQAHNGPDERGGFHFYVPEWHDGKTPLPLVVALHGGSGHGRSFLWTWLREARSRGFALLSPTSRGTTWSLMGPDVDSGPLQGMIDWVSERWPIDRGRILLTGLSDGGTFSLLTGLRADAPYTAIAPIAGVLHPNLFANGGMEQAAGRRIYLVHGALDWMFPVSLAQGAAEELRKAGADLTYREIPDLSHTYPRDENDALLRWFDPTLALPESAEANAPPSG; encoded by the coding sequence TTGGAGCAGGGCGACGCCTTTCGGGAAGCGCTGGACCGACTCGGACCGCCGCTCCTGCAAACGCTGCACGCCATCGAACAGGCGATGCGTCACCTGCACCCGCCAGCACTTCCCCAGATCCGCGCAGCCCTCGAACCGTTGGCGACACCCCTCGGCGACGCCACCGCGCGCTTCCTGGAAATCGATCCCGCCGGCGAAATCGCCGACCTCCACGCGCAGTTCCTCGAAGGGGCCGAGCTCGCGTCGCGTGCCCTCGGCGGTCTGTTGGCGCCGCCCTCCCCCACCGAGGGCATCGCCGCCGTGCTGCGCGCCATGCGCGATCATGCCGACGCCCAGGCGGTGCTCTACCCCCTCGCCCCCCTCCTCGTTCCGGTATCGCGCTACTTCCTCGAGGGCGCCTACTGGGACCGCGAGCACGAGCGCGGCTTTCCGCGTTCGGAATCCCGTGTGGGGCTTCACCAGGCCCACAACGGTCCCGACGAACGCGGCGGCTTTCACTTCTACGTGCCCGAATGGCACGACGGCAAGACGCCCCTGCCCCTCGTCGTCGCGCTCCACGGCGGCAGCGGTCACGGCCGCAGCTTCTTGTGGACCTGGCTGCGCGAGGCGCGCAGCCGCGGGTTCGCGCTCTTGTCGCCGACGTCGCGGGGCACCACCTGGTCGCTGATGGGGCCGGACGTCGACAGCGGCCCGCTCCAAGGCATGATCGACTGGGTGAGCGAACGCTGGCCGATCGATCGCGGCCGCATCCTGCTCACGGGCCTGTCGGATGGAGGAACCTTCAGCCTGCTCACCGGCCTGCGCGCCGACGCGCCCTACACCGCCATCGCTCCGATCGCCGGCGTGCTGCACCCGAACCTGTTCGCGAACGGCGGCATGGAGCAGGCCGCGGGACGGCGCATCTACCTGGTGCACGGCGCCCTCGACTGGATGTTCCCCGTGTCCCTGGCTCAGGGCGCCGCCGAGGAGCTACGCAAGGCCGGCGCCGACCTCACCTACCGCGAGATCCCGGACCTCTCCCATACCTACCCCCGCGACGAGAACGACGCGCTGCTCCGCTGGTTCGACCCGACCCTCGCCCTGCCGGAAAGCGCCGAGGCGAACGCGCCGCCGAGCGGATAG
- a CDS encoding FKBP-type peptidyl-prolyl cis-trans isomerase, with amino-acid sequence MSRHFCLVGFAGLAALTLACASPPPPAPGPDAWSEEERNFYAMGVSIGVPLQDYTLSPEELARFVEGLEAAVQEQPLALEADPARIASLQQTLAARDLAAAEREREKSAPFVAAAAQEPGAVTRESGTVVISLEPGEGEKPTLDHYVRLHYHATLRDGSIWRSTRGGEPEHLIVGTTVRCWQEVLQEMGAGGRAVVVCPEQTAFGMQGVKRRIRGGAALRFEIDLVEVGERANVLTDDQL; translated from the coding sequence ATGTCGCGCCACTTCTGCCTCGTGGGCTTCGCTGGACTCGCCGCCCTGACGCTGGCCTGCGCGAGTCCGCCGCCCCCCGCACCCGGTCCGGACGCGTGGAGCGAGGAGGAGCGCAATTTCTACGCGATGGGCGTGAGCATCGGCGTCCCGCTTCAGGACTACACGCTCTCGCCCGAGGAGCTCGCCCGATTCGTCGAGGGCCTGGAAGCGGCGGTCCAGGAGCAGCCACTGGCGCTCGAGGCCGACCCGGCGCGGATCGCGTCGCTCCAGCAGACCCTGGCCGCGCGAGATCTGGCGGCGGCCGAGCGCGAGCGCGAGAAGAGCGCGCCCTTCGTCGCCGCGGCGGCGCAGGAGCCGGGCGCCGTCACGCGCGAGTCGGGCACTGTGGTGATCTCCCTCGAGCCGGGCGAAGGGGAGAAGCCCACCCTCGATCACTACGTGCGCTTGCACTACCACGCGACCCTGCGCGACGGATCGATCTGGCGCAGTACGCGGGGCGGCGAACCCGAGCACCTGATCGTAGGCACCACCGTGCGGTGTTGGCAGGAAGTTCTGCAGGAAATGGGGGCCGGGGGTCGCGCGGTGGTCGTGTGTCCCGAGCAGACGGCGTTCGGGATGCAGGGCGTGAAGCGCCGGATCCGGGGGGGCGCCGCGCTGCGCTTCGAGATCGACCTCGTTGAAGTCGGGGAGCGCGCGAACGTGCTCACCGACGATCAGCTCTAG